The sequence below is a genomic window from Thermodesulfobacteriota bacterium.
CTAGGGGAGGTCGCTATGGAGCTTCGCGATAACGAGATATATACAATAGAAGAAGCCGCGCAGATACTGAAAGTGAGCCAGACCACCATAAGGAGAAAGATCCGGTCAGGTGAGCTTCGGTCGAACAGGCTCGG
It includes:
- a CDS encoding helix-turn-helix domain-containing protein; this translates as MELRDNEIYTIEEAAQILKVSQTTIRRKIRSGELRSNRLGRLHRIRGEELFKLFLDTGEEGGRKSATAGK